One Perca flavescens isolate YP-PL-M2 chromosome 14, PFLA_1.0, whole genome shotgun sequence genomic window carries:
- the LOC114567806 gene encoding uncharacterized protein LOC114567806, whose product MVKGRLRSNGINVQWRRVAASLHCVDFVGILSRLDGLGCIIRRTYSVRGPLSLWHVDTNHKLIRYNIVLFGAVDGYSRKVMCLSAATNNLASTAFSAFKKATERHGIPSRVRGDQGVENVDIARFMFSVRGTNRGSFMSGKSFHNQRIERLWRDVRTCVTSKYYNTLRSLEWDQLLDVSSTEDLFCVHMVFLPKLEIDLEHFAEGWYHHPIRTENNRTPEQLWQLGLMNTDIEQPKNIEDIEEPDIDWDIATDHDGEMEGAIVVPEIECPLSEEQSHSFKTMTQLHLQGNCTCYAVNICLARVNT is encoded by the exons ATGGTCAAGGGGAGGCTACGATCTAACGGGATCAATGTCCAGTGGAGGAGAGTGGCTGCATCATTACACTGTGTGGACTTTGTGGGTATCCTCTCAAGACTTGATGGGTTAGGCTGCATCATACGCAGGACCTATTCTGTCAGAGGACCCCTTTCTCTATGGCATGTGGACACAAACCACAAATTAATCAG GTACAACATTGTACTGTTTGGTGCAGTGGACGGGTACTCCAGGAAG GTGATGTGCCTGAGTGCTGCCACCAACAACCTGGCATCCACCGCATTTTCTGCCTTCAAGAAGGCTACTGAACGGCATGGCATTCCCTCAAG AGTCAGAGGTGATCAAGGCGTTGAGAATGTTGACATTGCCAGATTTATGTTCAGCGTTCGGGGAACTAACAGGGGAAGCTTCATGTCAGGGAAAAGTTTTCACAATCAAAG GATTGAACGTCTGTGGCGGGATGTCAGGACCTGTGTCACCTCAAAGTATTACAACACGCTTCGGAGTCTGGAGTGGGATCAGCTACTTGACGTTTCCTCCACAG AAGACCTTTTCTGCGTCCACATGGTATTCCTCCCAAAACTGGAGATAGACCTTGAACATTTTGCGGAAGGTTGGTACCACCATCCAATCCGGACAGAAAATAACCGGACTCCCGAGCAGTTATGGCAGTTGGGTTTGATGAACACCGATATTGAACAGCCAAAAAATATTGAG GACATTGAGGAGCCAGACATTGACTGGGACATTGCCACAGACCACGATGGTGAGATGGAAGGGGCGATTGTGGTTCCTGAAATTGAGTGTCCTTTGAGTGAGGAACAAAGTCACTCATTCAAGACAATGACCCAGTTACACCTGCAAGGGAACTGTACTTGCTATGCCGTGAATATTTGTTTGGCACGTGTTAATACGTAA